A portion of the Myxococcaceae bacterium JPH2 genome contains these proteins:
- a CDS encoding alpha/beta hydrolase → MPEVLSSGGARLRFDDVGHGEPALLLLPAWCTTRAVFQPLVPLASAHRRLLCMDLRGHGDSEQVVPDFDNGTVLEDLRVLLDASGAQQVVPVALSHAGWWALELRRRLGPERIPKLVLLDWLVTTPPARFHSALRELMTDRWTAAREGLFRLWTEGVERPEVLRYVRDVMGAFGEEMWARAAREIGAAYAQETSPLRMLATLGPDVEALHLYAQPDDADYLTAQVAFGAEHPGFHVLKLPARSHFPTLEVPELVDAGIQALITARQTPLSIGVPPH, encoded by the coding sequence ATGCCCGAGGTGCTCTCCAGCGGCGGTGCACGCCTGCGCTTCGATGACGTAGGACACGGCGAGCCCGCCCTGCTCCTCCTCCCTGCCTGGTGCACCACCCGGGCGGTCTTCCAGCCCCTCGTCCCGCTCGCCTCCGCGCACCGCCGCCTGCTCTGCATGGACCTGCGCGGGCACGGTGACTCCGAGCAGGTGGTCCCCGACTTCGACAACGGCACCGTCCTCGAGGACCTGCGCGTGCTGCTCGACGCGAGCGGCGCCCAGCAGGTGGTGCCCGTGGCGCTGTCGCATGCGGGCTGGTGGGCCCTGGAGCTGCGCAGACGACTGGGGCCGGAGCGCATCCCCAAGCTGGTGCTGCTCGACTGGCTCGTCACGACCCCTCCCGCGCGCTTCCACTCCGCGCTACGCGAGCTGATGACCGACCGATGGACCGCCGCGCGCGAAGGGCTGTTCCGCCTGTGGACCGAGGGCGTCGAGCGCCCCGAGGTCCTCCGCTACGTGCGCGACGTCATGGGCGCGTTCGGAGAAGAGATGTGGGCCCGCGCCGCGCGGGAGATTGGCGCCGCCTACGCGCAGGAGACCTCTCCCCTGCGCATGCTGGCCACGTTGGGTCCAGACGTGGAGGCCCTGCACCTGTACGCGCAGCCCGATGACGCCGACTACCTCACGGCCCAGGTCGCCTTCGGCGCCGAGCACCCCGGCTTCCACGTCCTGAAGCTGCCCGCGCGCAGCCACTTCCCCACGCTCGAAGTGCCCGAGTTGGTGGACGCGGGCATCCAGGCGCTCATCACCGCCCGCCAGACGCCCCTGAGCATCGGCGTGCCGCCCCACTGA
- a CDS encoding TetR family transcriptional regulator translates to MPRPTNTEERRQQIVTGLLRVMAERGYERASVNEIAKAAGLSAGLVHYHFKDKQEILLTLVAQLAETARARVARRLAKARPGDERARVEAFIEGFLATGADADPAAVAGWVTISAEAIRQPEVRAVYEDVVRADLAQLESLVAAITGKRRARAVAAGLFAAVQGYFVLAASAPDLVPAGSAAGTVKRMAAGLLDAATEKEDA, encoded by the coding sequence ATGCCTCGCCCGACCAACACCGAGGAGCGCCGACAGCAAATCGTCACCGGACTGCTGCGCGTGATGGCGGAGCGCGGCTACGAGCGGGCCTCGGTGAACGAAATCGCGAAGGCGGCGGGGCTCAGCGCGGGCCTGGTGCACTATCACTTCAAGGACAAGCAGGAGATCCTCCTGACGCTGGTGGCACAGCTCGCGGAGACGGCTCGCGCACGCGTGGCACGGCGGCTCGCGAAGGCACGGCCCGGGGATGAGCGCGCGCGGGTGGAGGCCTTCATCGAGGGCTTCCTCGCGACGGGCGCGGACGCGGATCCCGCGGCGGTGGCGGGCTGGGTGACCATCAGCGCGGAGGCCATCCGCCAGCCCGAGGTGCGCGCGGTCTACGAGGACGTGGTGCGAGCGGACCTCGCGCAGTTGGAGTCCCTGGTCGCCGCAATCACCGGGAAGCGACGCGCGCGCGCGGTGGCGGCGGGGTTGTTCGCCGCGGTGCAGGGCTACTTCGTGCTGGCCGCGAGCGCACCGGACCTGGTGCCCGCGGGCTCCGCGGCGGGGACCGTGAAGCGAATGGCGGCGGGGCTGCTCGACGCCGCGACCGAGAAGGAGGACGCATGA
- a CDS encoding DEAD/DEAH box helicase family protein, whose translation MQTTADIRDALSPQDGIWLRALKAECLPITFKKGREVAESRRVFGLQREGDRIRAQVAGTTGERYEVILNVGDGKATSTCTCPVWNTSGPHCEHVVAVALIYAARFRPPPPPAPRAPAPPPPPEPEPSPEPEEVMEAEGEDPAALPPGMDPVTLPALAKVESWLGLSSLPDYEFLYRLAPANSGTGVSNGRHWVLDVRRQDAQAKGPVHVKRLLQAGSRIAPADERIFMALSRHEHRYDSRIVLSDEDLVEVLDLLKERRVIYRGTALLFMDTPVRPQIHLESRPDGATARIELLFPDATSLPLKDVILLAGRRTWVVQGQNLHPVEPDFPPRLLRKWLLEPTMAFPAAQLDRVLTFFAAHLPRFRMSLKADDIDVDEGVEPHFVLTLEGAAERARVQLAARYGQTTVAVSPTATHLGYASGVGAESRKLYRRREDLERAAGKLLLDMGLRYDVPGHAFEATGDIALEFWARGLAGLPEDWERFGVQAPKVRLRPKLKPRIRVGMSGVQWFDLDAEFVTDDQAVDLGAVRMWLDSGRRFVPLKDGSFAEADVAEIKRVADILEEAGAMPGRTRTRLPLHQAVALDLLADLGEFTEVEVKARQAMLALRESAGVPKVGVPEGLNATLRHYQESGLSWLWFLRRHGLSGILADDMGLGKTVQSLSLMQKVSNEEGKKPSLVVAPTSVLANWEREAERFTPGLKCMVWHGQDRKERAEDLKGMDLVLTSYALVRRDLEQLSQVGFRYVVLDEAQNIKNADSATAQACKALPSETRLALTGTPLENRLSELWSIFDFLMPGFLGSAEGFSDRYEQPIQVANDPGVKDRLRRRIQPFILRRLKTEVAKDLPPKTESVAWCEMEPGQAALYREVLEESRRKVNESIEKVGFKRSRVSILAALMRLRQVCCDPRLLKLPPGTLMPSSAKLERFLQLVEDLVAEGHRALVFSQFTEMLELLKGEADKRGLRYLYLDGRTKDRMGKVDEYNRPDGPPLFFISLKAGGTGLNLTAADYVIHFDPWWNPAVEDQATDRTHRIGQTRAVISYKLITRGTVEEKILSLQRRKRDLAAGVLGGDGDEAGRSLTEQDIQELFTEV comes from the coding sequence GTGCAAACCACCGCCGACATCCGAGACGCTCTCTCCCCGCAGGACGGGATCTGGCTTCGCGCCCTCAAGGCCGAGTGCCTGCCCATCACCTTCAAGAAAGGCCGTGAGGTGGCGGAGTCTCGCCGCGTCTTCGGCCTGCAGCGCGAGGGCGATCGCATTCGCGCCCAAGTCGCCGGCACCACCGGCGAGCGCTACGAAGTCATCTTGAACGTGGGGGACGGTAAAGCCACGTCCACCTGCACTTGCCCTGTGTGGAACACCTCCGGGCCTCACTGCGAGCACGTCGTCGCCGTGGCGTTGATCTACGCCGCGCGATTCCGTCCGCCCCCACCGCCGGCCCCGCGCGCTCCCGCGCCCCCGCCGCCCCCCGAGCCGGAGCCGTCCCCCGAGCCCGAGGAGGTGATGGAGGCCGAGGGCGAAGACCCCGCCGCCCTGCCACCCGGGATGGATCCGGTGACGCTGCCAGCGCTCGCGAAAGTCGAGAGCTGGCTGGGGCTGTCGTCCCTGCCGGACTACGAGTTCCTGTACCGCCTCGCGCCCGCCAACTCGGGGACGGGAGTGTCCAACGGCCGGCACTGGGTGCTGGACGTGCGCCGTCAGGACGCCCAGGCCAAGGGCCCGGTCCATGTGAAGCGCTTGCTGCAGGCCGGCTCGCGCATCGCGCCCGCGGACGAGCGCATCTTCATGGCGCTGTCGCGGCACGAGCACCGCTACGACTCGCGCATCGTCTTGTCCGACGAGGACCTGGTCGAGGTGCTGGACCTCCTGAAGGAGCGGCGGGTCATCTACCGCGGCACGGCGCTCCTCTTCATGGACACGCCGGTGCGGCCTCAAATCCATCTGGAGTCCCGTCCGGATGGCGCCACCGCGCGCATCGAGCTGCTCTTCCCGGACGCGACGAGCCTTCCCCTGAAGGACGTCATCCTGCTGGCGGGTCGCCGCACGTGGGTGGTCCAGGGGCAGAACCTGCACCCGGTGGAGCCGGACTTCCCGCCGCGCCTGCTGCGCAAGTGGCTCTTGGAGCCCACCATGGCGTTCCCGGCCGCGCAGCTGGACCGGGTGCTGACGTTCTTCGCCGCGCACCTGCCGCGCTTCCGGATGTCGCTGAAGGCGGACGACATCGACGTGGACGAAGGGGTGGAGCCTCACTTCGTGCTGACGCTGGAGGGCGCCGCCGAGCGCGCCCGCGTGCAGCTCGCCGCGCGCTATGGCCAGACGACGGTGGCGGTGTCTCCCACGGCCACGCATCTGGGCTACGCCAGCGGCGTGGGCGCCGAGAGCCGCAAGCTCTACCGTCGCCGGGAGGACCTGGAGCGCGCCGCCGGCAAGCTGCTCTTGGACATGGGGCTGCGCTACGACGTGCCGGGTCACGCCTTCGAGGCGACCGGTGACATCGCGCTGGAGTTCTGGGCGCGAGGTCTGGCCGGGCTCCCCGAGGACTGGGAGCGCTTCGGCGTGCAGGCGCCCAAGGTGCGTCTGCGCCCCAAGCTCAAGCCGCGCATCCGCGTGGGCATGAGCGGCGTGCAGTGGTTCGACCTGGATGCCGAGTTCGTCACGGACGACCAGGCGGTGGACCTGGGCGCGGTGCGCATGTGGCTCGACTCGGGCCGGCGCTTCGTGCCCCTGAAGGACGGCTCCTTCGCGGAGGCGGACGTCGCGGAAATCAAGCGCGTGGCCGACATCCTGGAGGAGGCGGGCGCCATGCCGGGCCGCACCCGCACGCGGCTGCCGCTGCATCAGGCCGTCGCGTTGGACCTGCTGGCCGACCTGGGCGAGTTCACCGAGGTCGAGGTCAAGGCCCGTCAGGCCATGCTCGCGCTGCGCGAGTCGGCGGGCGTGCCCAAGGTCGGGGTGCCCGAGGGACTCAACGCCACGCTGCGCCACTATCAGGAGTCTGGCCTGTCCTGGCTCTGGTTCCTGCGTCGCCACGGCCTGTCCGGCATCCTCGCGGACGACATGGGTCTGGGTAAGACGGTCCAGTCGCTCAGCCTCATGCAGAAGGTGTCCAACGAGGAGGGCAAGAAGCCGTCGCTCGTGGTCGCGCCCACCAGCGTGCTCGCCAACTGGGAGCGCGAGGCGGAGCGCTTCACACCAGGCCTCAAGTGCATGGTGTGGCACGGGCAGGACCGCAAGGAGCGCGCCGAGGACCTCAAGGGCATGGACCTGGTCCTCACCTCCTACGCCCTGGTGCGCCGCGACCTGGAGCAGCTCTCCCAGGTGGGCTTCCGCTACGTCGTCCTGGACGAGGCCCAGAACATCAAGAACGCGGACAGCGCCACCGCGCAGGCCTGCAAGGCGCTGCCCAGCGAGACGCGTCTGGCCCTCACGGGTACGCCGCTGGAGAACCGGCTGTCGGAGCTGTGGAGCATCTTCGACTTCCTCATGCCGGGCTTCCTCGGCAGCGCGGAGGGCTTCAGCGACCGGTACGAGCAGCCCATCCAGGTGGCCAACGATCCGGGCGTGAAGGACCGGCTGCGCCGCCGCATCCAGCCCTTCATCCTGCGCCGTCTGAAGACGGAGGTGGCCAAGGACCTGCCGCCCAAGACGGAGAGCGTCGCGTGGTGCGAGATGGAGCCGGGCCAGGCCGCGCTCTACCGCGAGGTGCTGGAGGAGAGCCGCCGCAAGGTGAACGAGTCCATCGAGAAGGTGGGCTTCAAGCGCAGCCGCGTCTCCATCCTCGCCGCGCTGATGCGGCTGCGGCAGGTGTGCTGTGATCCGCGCCTGCTGAAGCTGCCCCCCGGCACGCTGATGCCGTCGAGCGCGAAGCTGGAGCGCTTCCTCCAACTGGTGGAGGACCTGGTGGCCGAGGGCCATCGCGCGCTCGTCTTCAGCCAGTTCACGGAGATGCTGGAGCTGTTGAAGGGCGAGGCGGACAAGCGCGGCCTGCGCTACCTCTACCTGGACGGTCGCACCAAGGACCGCATGGGCAAGGTGGACGAGTACAACCGGCCGGACGGACCGCCCCTGTTCTTCATCAGCCTCAAGGCGGGCGGCACCGGCCTCAACCTCACGGCCGCCGACTACGTCATCCACTTCGACCCGTGGTGGAACCCCGCCGTCGAGGACCAGGCCACGGACCGTACCCACCGCATCGGTCAGACGCGCGCCGTCATCAGCTACAAGCTGATTACCCGCGGCACCGTGGAGGAGAAGATCCTCAGCCTCCAGCGTCGCAAGCGCGACCTGGCGGCGGGGGTACTCGGCGGGGACGGAGACGAAGCCGGCCGCAGCCTCACCGAGCAGGACATCCAGGAACTGTTCACCGAAGTGTAA
- a CDS encoding adenine phosphoribosyltransferase has product MNATADLTLVSDLKAILRDVPDFPKPGITFKDITPMLADPRLFGRVIHAMCAPFRGQRITKVVGVEARGFLLGAPMALALDAGFVPARKPGKLPHRSIVERYSLEYGADGVEMHEDAILQGERILVVDDVLATGGTAEATARLVSRLGGELVGFSFLITLDFLEGPRRLGMEKVKTLLSF; this is encoded by the coding sequence ATGAACGCCACCGCCGACCTGACGCTCGTCTCCGACTTGAAGGCCATCCTTCGCGACGTGCCGGACTTCCCCAAGCCGGGCATCACCTTCAAGGACATCACGCCCATGCTGGCGGACCCTCGCCTGTTCGGCCGGGTCATCCATGCGATGTGCGCGCCCTTCCGAGGCCAGCGCATCACCAAGGTGGTGGGCGTGGAGGCGCGCGGCTTCCTGCTGGGCGCCCCGATGGCGCTCGCGCTCGACGCGGGCTTCGTGCCCGCGCGCAAGCCCGGCAAGCTGCCCCACCGCTCCATCGTCGAGCGCTACTCGCTGGAGTACGGCGCGGACGGCGTGGAGATGCACGAGGACGCCATCCTCCAGGGCGAGCGCATCCTCGTGGTGGATGACGTGCTGGCCACCGGAGGCACCGCCGAGGCGACCGCGAGACTCGTCTCGCGGCTGGGCGGAGAGCTGGTGGGCTTCAGCTTCCTCATCACGCTCGACTTCCTGGAGGGGCCGCGCCGCCTGGGCATGGAGAAGGTGAAGACGCTGCTGTCCTTCTAG
- the recN gene encoding DNA repair protein RecN, whose protein sequence is MLLGLRISNVAVIEEVEVAFGAGLTVLTGETGAGKSILVDALGLLLGGRADADVIRAGCEDAAVEGVFARTPALAARLEELGMPDLGEEVLVRRVLGRSGRGKCYVNGGLVTVGMLAKLTRGMVDIAGQHEHVSLFDAGLHRVLLDRYGKLEEPLAAYLLEHANLREVDARMEALGGDEAKVRERVEFLRFQLDEITRLEPEAGEDVALDAERRRLGGAEKLKRLSAEAELLVSGEEHSAVETVGRALGLVHEAVKCDAALAPVAQSLSTALSELEEAQRRLNRYSGGLESDPSRLADVEERLDALKRLCRKHGVALDGVLKKRSELEAELGTLENRSEVLEELSDERRRVEDRARKAAVLLSKARAASAVRFSAQVRDGLGGLAMGKAAFEVRVTPGTALRPDGMDDVEFFFSANPGEPPRPLARVASGGEASRLLLALKRALADSDGCGCYVLDEADAGVSGAIADVVGRMIREVGSHRQVLCITHLPQVAAYADAHLLIRKGLKGERTVSEVVPLAAGAERTRELARMMSGMEVTREAMGAAEALVRSAHRALPPRARRETGPEGGPRGRLRRTA, encoded by the coding sequence GTGCTGCTGGGGCTTCGCATTTCGAACGTGGCGGTGATCGAGGAGGTGGAGGTGGCGTTCGGAGCCGGCCTCACTGTCCTCACGGGTGAGACAGGGGCGGGCAAGTCCATCCTCGTGGATGCACTGGGCCTGCTGCTCGGGGGCCGCGCGGATGCGGACGTCATCCGGGCCGGGTGTGAGGACGCGGCGGTGGAGGGCGTCTTCGCCCGCACGCCCGCGTTGGCCGCGCGCCTGGAGGAACTGGGGATGCCAGACCTCGGAGAAGAGGTGCTGGTCCGCCGCGTCCTCGGGCGCTCGGGCCGGGGCAAGTGCTACGTCAACGGTGGCCTGGTGACCGTGGGCATGTTGGCGAAGCTCACCCGGGGAATGGTGGACATCGCCGGGCAGCACGAGCACGTCAGCCTCTTCGACGCGGGGCTGCACCGCGTCCTCTTGGATCGCTACGGCAAGCTGGAGGAGCCGCTCGCGGCGTACCTGCTGGAGCACGCGAACCTGCGCGAGGTGGATGCGCGCATGGAAGCGCTCGGCGGGGACGAGGCCAAGGTGCGCGAGCGCGTGGAGTTCCTGCGCTTCCAACTCGATGAAATCACCCGGTTGGAGCCGGAGGCCGGCGAGGACGTGGCCCTGGACGCCGAGCGCCGCCGACTGGGAGGCGCGGAGAAGCTCAAGCGGCTGTCGGCCGAGGCGGAGTTGTTGGTGTCCGGCGAGGAGCACTCGGCCGTGGAGACGGTGGGGCGCGCGCTGGGGCTGGTGCACGAGGCGGTGAAGTGCGACGCCGCGCTCGCTCCGGTGGCCCAGTCGCTGAGCACGGCGCTGTCGGAGTTGGAGGAGGCGCAGCGCCGCCTCAACCGCTACAGCGGAGGCCTGGAGTCGGATCCATCGCGGCTGGCGGACGTGGAGGAGCGGCTGGACGCGCTCAAGCGGCTGTGCCGCAAGCACGGCGTGGCCCTGGACGGCGTGCTCAAGAAGCGGAGCGAGCTGGAGGCGGAGCTGGGCACGCTGGAGAATCGCTCGGAGGTCCTGGAGGAGCTGTCGGACGAGCGGCGTCGGGTGGAGGACCGGGCGCGCAAGGCCGCGGTGTTGCTGTCCAAGGCCCGCGCGGCGAGCGCGGTGCGCTTCTCCGCCCAGGTGCGCGACGGGCTGGGTGGACTGGCCATGGGCAAGGCCGCCTTCGAGGTGCGGGTGACGCCCGGGACGGCGCTCCGTCCGGACGGCATGGACGACGTGGAGTTCTTCTTCAGCGCCAACCCAGGGGAGCCGCCGCGGCCCTTGGCTCGGGTGGCGTCGGGCGGTGAGGCGAGCCGTCTGCTCCTGGCCCTCAAGCGGGCGCTGGCGGACAGCGACGGGTGCGGCTGCTACGTCCTGGACGAGGCGGATGCGGGCGTGAGCGGCGCCATCGCGGACGTGGTGGGCCGGATGATTCGCGAGGTGGGCTCTCACCGGCAGGTGCTCTGCATCACCCACTTGCCCCAGGTGGCGGCCTACGCGGACGCGCACCTGCTCATCCGCAAGGGGCTCAAGGGCGAGCGCACCGTGTCCGAGGTCGTCCCGCTGGCGGCGGGGGCCGAGCGCACGCGGGAGCTGGCGCGGATGATGTCGGGCATGGAGGTGACGCGCGAGGCGATGGGCGCCGCCGAGGCCCTGGTCCGCTCGGCGCATCGCGCCCTGCCTCCGCGCGCGCGACGCGAGACAGGACCCGAGGGAGGACCTCGGGGACGTCTGCGTCGGACCGCCTGA
- a CDS encoding MFS transporter has translation MKTPAKLGLLSSLYLSQGLPYGFFTQALPVLLRKQGLSLPEIGLTHLLALPWALKFLYSPLFDRYGSTRMGRRRGYILPLQLLTVGVMLALGLPEGGVSMRWILAAVLGTNLLAATQDVATDGLAVELLTPAERGWGNGIQVAGYRLGMIVGGGAMLLVFDAAGWRAPFLGMGALLLAATVPIALFREPPSEPPPRAAPGLRWWLKRPGAAAWVALLVLYKAGESLATGMLRTFLVDSGLSLSDIGWMLGGVGFSAGLLGALGGGALVARLGRRRALLLFGTTQAVAVGLYAAVAWRGAPLPLLTAACGLEHLASGMATAALFTAMMDVCRPDHAATDYTVQASLVVVATGGAAALSGFGAQALGYPLHFMLSAGLCALAAAYVAVAFPADLDSEPAALTEVSS, from the coding sequence ATGAAGACGCCCGCGAAGTTGGGGCTGCTCTCCAGCCTCTATCTGTCCCAAGGACTGCCGTACGGATTCTTCACCCAGGCCCTGCCCGTGCTGCTGCGCAAGCAGGGGCTGTCGCTGCCGGAGATTGGGCTGACGCACCTGCTCGCGCTGCCGTGGGCGCTCAAGTTCCTCTACTCGCCCCTCTTCGACCGATACGGCTCGACGCGGATGGGGCGGCGGCGGGGCTACATCCTGCCGCTGCAACTGCTGACGGTGGGTGTGATGCTCGCGCTCGGGCTTCCCGAGGGCGGCGTGAGCATGCGGTGGATTCTCGCGGCGGTGCTCGGCACCAACCTGTTGGCCGCCACACAGGACGTGGCCACGGACGGGCTCGCGGTGGAGCTGCTCACGCCCGCGGAGCGCGGCTGGGGTAATGGCATCCAGGTCGCGGGCTACCGACTCGGCATGATTGTGGGCGGCGGCGCGATGCTCCTCGTGTTCGACGCGGCGGGGTGGCGCGCGCCGTTCCTGGGGATGGGTGCGCTGTTGCTCGCGGCCACGGTGCCCATCGCGCTGTTCCGTGAGCCGCCTTCCGAGCCGCCGCCACGCGCCGCGCCGGGCCTGCGCTGGTGGCTGAAGCGTCCGGGAGCCGCCGCATGGGTGGCGCTGCTCGTGCTCTACAAGGCGGGCGAGTCGCTGGCCACGGGCATGCTCCGCACGTTCCTGGTGGACTCGGGACTGTCGCTCTCGGACATCGGGTGGATGCTCGGTGGCGTGGGGTTCTCCGCGGGACTGCTCGGGGCACTGGGCGGTGGCGCGCTCGTGGCGCGGCTGGGACGTCGGCGCGCGCTGCTCCTCTTCGGCACGACCCAGGCCGTCGCCGTCGGGCTCTACGCGGCGGTGGCGTGGCGTGGCGCGCCCCTTCCGCTGCTCACCGCCGCGTGTGGACTGGAGCATCTGGCCAGCGGCATGGCCACCGCCGCGCTCTTCACCGCGATGATGGACGTGTGCCGGCCCGACCACGCCGCCACCGACTACACCGTGCAGGCCTCGCTCGTGGTGGTGGCCACGGGCGGCGCGGCGGCGCTGAGTGGCTTCGGTGCGCAGGCGCTCGGCTATCCGCTGCACTTCATGCTCTCCGCCGGGCTGTGCGCCTTGGCCGCGGCCTATGTGGCCGTCGCCTTCCCCGCGGACTTGGACTCGGAACCCGCTGCGCTCACCGAGGTCTCGTCATGA